In a genomic window of Roseiflexus castenholzii DSM 13941:
- the asnB gene encoding asparagine synthase B: MCGIAGVYRSTDGTGIERMLAWLSHRGPDGRGVVAADSGVLGHTRLAIIDLDGGRQPMEHDGALICFNGEIYNYRALRNRYLRGQALETDSDTEVLLRLYRTLGPGCVRLLEGMFAFAILDGDDLFLARDPIGIKPLYLARSGDALLFASEIKALALHADQVTTFPPGTWYHSRFGSHTYYEIAQGWPQSGMFETPDQAITAIRAVLRAAVHKRLLADVPVGVSLSGGLDSSIIALLACAELDQVETFAVGMEGSADLEAARQMARYLGTHHHEYVYTRAEMEAALPDVIYYLESADPALVRSALPNYFLARLASERVKVILTGEGADELYAGYDYMRSIASPEDLHRELETSIRELHRTNLQRADRMFMAFGVEARVPFLDVESIALALSLPSEWKQAAPGEPTKMLLRRAFADELPESIVQRPKQKFSAGAGSMYELAKVAEERFDNRTFARERQRLLHRWGYRLRNKEALYYLDTLRAVLPERLIMPEMGVSRSL; the protein is encoded by the coding sequence ATGTGTGGTATAGCAGGCGTCTACCGCAGCACCGATGGAACAGGCATTGAGCGCATGCTTGCCTGGCTCAGCCATCGCGGACCGGACGGACGCGGCGTTGTTGCCGCCGATAGTGGCGTGTTAGGGCATACACGCCTGGCGATTATCGATCTGGATGGCGGCAGGCAACCAATGGAGCACGATGGCGCACTGATCTGCTTCAACGGTGAGATCTACAACTACCGCGCGCTGCGCAACCGGTATCTGCGTGGGCAGGCGCTGGAGACCGATAGCGACACTGAAGTGTTGCTGCGCCTGTACCGCACGCTCGGTCCTGGATGTGTGCGTCTGCTCGAAGGCATGTTCGCCTTCGCCATCCTTGATGGCGACGATCTGTTCCTGGCGCGCGATCCGATTGGCATCAAGCCGCTCTACCTGGCGCGGAGCGGCGATGCTCTTCTGTTCGCATCCGAAATCAAGGCGCTGGCGTTGCACGCTGATCAGGTGACAACGTTTCCTCCCGGTACATGGTACCACTCGCGTTTCGGCAGCCATACGTACTACGAGATTGCTCAGGGATGGCCCCAGAGCGGCATGTTCGAGACGCCCGATCAGGCGATCACGGCGATTCGCGCCGTCTTGCGTGCGGCTGTTCACAAACGTCTACTGGCGGATGTTCCCGTCGGCGTCAGCTTGAGCGGCGGACTCGACAGCAGTATCATTGCGCTTCTGGCGTGCGCCGAACTCGACCAGGTCGAAACCTTCGCAGTCGGAATGGAGGGCAGCGCCGACCTGGAGGCCGCGCGTCAGATGGCGCGCTACCTGGGAACGCACCATCATGAGTATGTCTACACCCGCGCCGAGATGGAGGCCGCGCTGCCCGATGTCATCTACTATCTCGAGTCGGCCGATCCGGCGCTGGTGCGCAGTGCGCTGCCGAACTACTTTCTGGCGAGGTTGGCGTCGGAGCGGGTCAAAGTTATCCTGACCGGCGAAGGCGCCGATGAGTTATACGCCGGGTACGACTATATGCGATCCATTGCGTCGCCAGAAGACCTGCACCGTGAACTTGAGACGTCGATCCGCGAGTTACACCGCACCAACCTTCAGCGCGCCGACCGCATGTTTATGGCATTCGGCGTCGAAGCGCGCGTGCCATTTTTGGACGTTGAGTCGATTGCTCTGGCGTTGAGCCTGCCGTCGGAATGGAAGCAGGCGGCGCCTGGCGAACCGACAAAAATGCTGCTTCGCCGGGCATTCGCCGACGAGTTGCCCGAGTCGATTGTGCAGCGACCGAAGCAGAAGTTTTCCGCTGGCGCCGGTTCGATGTATGAACTTGCAAAGGTTGCCGAGGAACGGTTCGACAACCGGACCTTTGCGCGCGAACGTCAACGCCTGTTGCACCGGTGGGGCTATCGTCTGCGCAATAAAGAAGCGCTCTACTACCTCGATACGCTGCGCGCTGTGCTCCCTGAGCGCCTGATCATGCCCGAAATGGGAGTGAGCCGGAGCCTGTGA
- a CDS encoding Dps family protein → MSAEIGTGRITTTPKPDIGLSETSIQGVTAILSRLLADEHVLYTRLRNYHWNLVGMAFGPLHALFQQQYEALADDIDDIAERIRMLGPAAPGTMTEFLQLATLAEHPGDLPDERGMVRQLVADHEAIIRHLRQDLRACDEQYDDMGTSDFLTTLMEKHEKMAWMLRAHIEERNQG, encoded by the coding sequence ATGAGCGCCGAGATTGGAACGGGACGTATCACAACGACCCCGAAGCCTGATATTGGCTTGAGCGAAACGAGTATTCAGGGCGTGACCGCAATTTTGAGCCGTTTGCTGGCGGATGAGCACGTGCTCTACACCCGGTTGCGCAACTATCACTGGAACCTGGTCGGAATGGCGTTTGGTCCGCTTCATGCGCTGTTTCAGCAGCAGTATGAGGCGCTTGCCGACGACATCGACGATATTGCCGAGCGCATTCGCATGCTGGGACCGGCCGCGCCCGGCACGATGACGGAGTTTCTCCAGCTGGCGACACTCGCCGAGCATCCCGGCGACCTGCCCGATGAACGTGGCATGGTGCGGCAATTGGTCGCCGATCACGAGGCGATCATTCGCCACCTGCGCCAGGACCTGCGCGCCTGTGATGAGCAGTACGACGATATGGGCACGAGCGACTTCCTCACGACGCTGATGGAAAAGCACGAGAAGATGGCGTGGATGCTGCGCGCGCATATTGAGGAGCGCAACCAGGGCTAG
- a CDS encoding LapA family protein encodes MTVLSVMLVLFGVQNPQPVEVRFLMFTSGPISLSLVMILAVIAGATLVGLFTGYSGIRHSLRERRLSKAQAALEQRIAQLEKENEQLRAKAPSRQEPVSQKNSQG; translated from the coding sequence ATGACCGTGCTCTCAGTGATGCTGGTATTGTTCGGCGTGCAGAATCCGCAGCCGGTCGAAGTGCGCTTTTTGATGTTCACATCCGGTCCGATTTCGCTGTCGTTGGTCATGATTCTGGCGGTGATCGCAGGCGCCACGCTGGTCGGATTATTTACCGGGTACAGCGGCATTCGCCATTCGCTGCGCGAACGGCGGTTGAGCAAGGCGCAGGCGGCGCTGGAGCAGCGGATCGCCCAACTTGAGAAAGAGAACGAACAACTGCGCGCGAAAGCGCCGTCCCGCCAGGAACCGGTGAGCCAGAAAAACAGTCAGGGTTGA
- a CDS encoding DUF4397 domain-containing protein produces the protein MRSKSWILLLLGALIALAVAPAAFAQVATAKVRVIHASPDAPAVDVIVNGNRALTNVPFFAASAYLDLPAGSYDIQVVPAGATSPVVIDAKGVRIEAGKAYTIAATGKLAEIKPTILMDDLTAPAAGKAHVRVIHFSPDAPAVDIKVAGGPTLISNLAFPNASNYLPVDAGSYDLQVTPAGGTAVVLDLKGTRLEAGKIYDVFAVGELANIKVEVAVTTPAAAPAALPRTGGETGIAMWALVAAMALIGAGLVMRRRVA, from the coding sequence ATGCGAAGCAAGTCGTGGATTCTTCTCCTGCTCGGCGCGCTGATCGCGCTGGCCGTGGCGCCGGCGGCATTCGCCCAGGTCGCCACAGCCAAGGTGCGTGTCATTCACGCCTCGCCGGACGCTCCGGCTGTTGATGTGATTGTCAACGGCAACAGGGCGCTCACCAACGTTCCGTTCTTCGCCGCCAGCGCCTATCTCGATCTGCCGGCAGGCAGCTACGACATCCAGGTTGTTCCGGCAGGCGCCACGTCGCCGGTCGTCATCGATGCGAAGGGGGTTCGAATCGAGGCTGGCAAAGCGTACACCATCGCCGCAACCGGCAAACTGGCAGAGATCAAGCCGACCATTCTGATGGACGACCTGACGGCGCCGGCAGCAGGTAAGGCGCATGTGCGCGTGATCCACTTCTCGCCGGATGCGCCGGCGGTGGACATCAAGGTTGCCGGTGGTCCGACGCTGATCTCGAATCTGGCATTCCCGAATGCCAGCAACTACCTGCCGGTCGATGCCGGTTCGTATGATCTGCAAGTCACTCCGGCGGGTGGCACTGCCGTCGTGCTGGACTTGAAAGGCACGCGCCTGGAGGCCGGCAAGATCTACGACGTGTTCGCCGTCGGCGAGTTGGCGAACATCAAGGTCGAGGTCGCCGTAACGACGCCAGCCGCCGCTCCGGCAGCGCTGCCGCGCACCGGCGGCGAAACGGGCATCGCAATGTGGGCGCTGGTTGCGGCTATGGCGCTGATCGGCGCAGGTCTGGTGATGCGCCGCCGCGTGGCTTAG
- a CDS encoding glycosyltransferase family 4 protein, producing the protein MVRPLYISPVGRGGVDFGIQNITRAVRRYGAPRAELLRLPEIYNFLPILIPRGLPRGWWRGFDLIQGRSRVAFALRAPGRPLVTTVHHLTTDPDLQPYSTPAQRLFYRLIEARYDWWSISSADAVVCVSRYTQQQVARAYGYTNTTVIYDGIDTDVFVPPPDMQRRNDGLPDCDGRIRLLFVGNRTRRKGFDLLPRIMNLLPEAYVLYYTSGFQDVDEGPPHPRMVPIGAPDRDGLVAAYQSCDILLAPSRLEGFGIVQAEALACGRPVVTTRISALPEVVDHERSGFLCPRDDVAAYAEAVQRLGEDEALRRRFGEYGREKVARSFGFEQLGRGFLDLYERLVR; encoded by the coding sequence ATGGTTCGTCCACTCTACATTTCGCCGGTTGGTCGCGGCGGCGTCGATTTTGGCATTCAGAACATCACTCGCGCAGTGCGACGCTACGGCGCGCCGCGTGCCGAATTGCTGCGCCTGCCGGAGATCTACAATTTTCTGCCTATACTGATCCCGCGCGGGTTGCCGCGTGGTTGGTGGCGGGGATTCGACCTCATTCAGGGGCGTTCGCGCGTGGCATTTGCGCTGCGCGCGCCGGGACGCCCCCTTGTCACAACCGTTCACCACCTGACGACCGATCCTGACCTTCAGCCCTACAGCACACCGGCGCAGCGGTTGTTCTATCGCCTGATCGAAGCGCGCTACGACTGGTGGTCGATCAGTTCCGCCGATGCGGTGGTGTGCGTCTCGCGCTACACGCAACAACAGGTCGCCCGCGCCTACGGATACACCAACACCACCGTCATCTACGATGGGATCGACACTGATGTGTTTGTGCCGCCTCCCGACATGCAACGGCGCAACGATGGATTGCCCGACTGCGACGGACGCATTCGCCTGCTCTTCGTCGGCAATCGGACGCGACGCAAGGGGTTCGACCTGCTGCCGCGCATCATGAACCTGCTGCCGGAAGCGTATGTTTTGTATTACACGAGCGGCTTCCAGGACGTTGATGAAGGTCCACCGCACCCGCGCATGGTTCCGATTGGCGCGCCGGACCGCGATGGATTGGTGGCGGCGTATCAGTCGTGCGACATCCTGCTGGCGCCGTCGCGCCTGGAGGGGTTCGGGATCGTGCAGGCGGAGGCGCTGGCGTGCGGACGACCGGTCGTGACCACGCGCATTTCCGCGTTGCCGGAAGTCGTCGATCATGAACGGTCCGGTTTTCTCTGCCCGCGCGATGACGTCGCCGCTTACGCAGAGGCGGTGCAGCGGCTCGGCGAAGATGAAGCGCTGCGACGGCGCTTTGGCGAATACGGGCGCGAGAAAGTGGCGCGTTCATTTGGATTCGAGCAACTGGGGCGTGGATTTCTGGACCTCTACGAGCGTCTGGTGCGATGA
- a CDS encoding GNAT family N-acetyltransferase, whose amino-acid sequence MSSAGDDLSYRVVAPDDEQFALNAALAYNRPTGETHRAQRTPSPEARRGLYRDGRLVTQCVLLPLRIAHGGGGTVPVGGIGAVATPPEERRRGYVARLLREVCDELRSQRAPLVMLSAFKESFYRRYGWATFYEARQFSGAPAWFAPFRAQQAGRWVRLDESAAATAELDAAYRSALRGRFGPLERNAVWWQTRVLHAGDGSPHWAYLWRDDAGHGRSYAIFSIERGERGQELHCREAAALDPQARAQIFALFSMFEDQCVDVIFTAPADAPVQALMSDPLRCAMVPGAMLRMIDVAMAMEAYSFPRDVAGRLTIRITDDWLDHNNGVFALDVEGGSARMTRLSDGVDADIHCDVRTLTQVYSRYLRPRTAAAFGLIDARSRPALALVERLFVGLAPYASDWF is encoded by the coding sequence ATGAGCAGCGCTGGAGACGATCTTTCCTATCGCGTGGTTGCGCCCGACGATGAGCAGTTTGCGCTGAATGCGGCACTGGCGTACAACCGGCCAACGGGTGAGACGCATCGCGCGCAGCGGACCCCATCGCCCGAAGCGCGTCGTGGACTCTACCGCGATGGTCGCCTGGTGACGCAGTGCGTCCTGCTTCCTCTGCGCATCGCCCACGGCGGCGGCGGGACGGTCCCGGTCGGCGGCATCGGCGCGGTCGCCACGCCTCCCGAAGAGCGACGACGCGGATATGTGGCGCGCCTGCTCCGCGAGGTGTGCGACGAACTGCGCAGCCAGCGCGCACCACTGGTTATGCTGAGCGCGTTCAAGGAGTCGTTCTACCGGCGTTACGGTTGGGCAACGTTTTACGAAGCGCGCCAGTTCAGTGGCGCCCCGGCATGGTTTGCGCCATTTCGCGCGCAGCAAGCGGGGCGTTGGGTGCGCCTTGATGAGAGCGCAGCAGCAACGGCAGAACTCGACGCCGCCTACCGCAGCGCGTTGCGCGGCCGATTTGGTCCGCTGGAGCGCAACGCCGTCTGGTGGCAGACGCGGGTGCTCCACGCTGGCGACGGGTCGCCGCATTGGGCGTATCTCTGGCGGGACGACGCAGGTCACGGGCGATCATACGCTATTTTTTCCATCGAACGCGGTGAACGCGGGCAAGAACTGCACTGCCGTGAGGCGGCAGCGCTCGATCCGCAGGCGCGCGCGCAGATTTTCGCCCTCTTCTCGATGTTCGAAGATCAGTGCGTCGATGTGATCTTCACGGCGCCTGCCGACGCGCCGGTGCAGGCGCTGATGTCCGATCCACTCCGGTGTGCCATGGTTCCGGGAGCGATGCTGCGCATGATCGATGTTGCAATGGCGATGGAAGCGTACTCCTTCCCCCGTGATGTCGCCGGTCGCCTGACGATCCGTATCACCGACGACTGGCTGGATCACAACAACGGCGTCTTTGCGCTCGATGTCGAAGGCGGCAGTGCGCGGATGACGCGCCTGAGCGACGGAGTAGACGCCGACATTCACTGTGATGTGCGCACACTGACGCAGGTGTACAGTCGGTATCTGCGACCGCGCACGGCAGCGGCATTTGGATTGATCGACGCGCGCTCACGCCCGGCGTTGGCGCTCGTTGAACGGCTTTTCGTCGGTCTCGCGCCGTATGCGTCGGACTGGTTCTGA
- a CDS encoding class I SAM-dependent methyltransferase, translated as MVPYDLYRLLRCPTCGSRDLIVTDGGVACAACHAEYPRRNGYLDLMPRGVEFGYVSKYVSEEEELAHELDYRDLAPPLLAAGVRNRALRRLLDLRPTDIVLDSGCGNGRFAAWNANRVRLMVGVDPATLFADEAIKTVALVQGDARRLPFADGMFDKAFSIDVLEHFPRDVIDAYLSETARVLRPGGRFLVFSNTREPSRLQPLVEASRWLGRQFVRAGVYDFEREARRKSDHIKALATWEDVLEAMRHAGLRPVRVVFWNSVATSFVEHVLMKLGEAVVGRSRREAPHRAAAASTDDGAPIGEGTAREIRARQRMRARLQRRGPVYYALLAVTLFMELDLWLFGRARSGSYFIVVEKPEVRRLIED; from the coding sequence ATGGTTCCTTACGACCTCTATCGCCTGCTCCGATGCCCGACGTGCGGTTCGCGCGATCTGATCGTGACGGACGGCGGCGTTGCATGTGCGGCGTGCCACGCCGAGTATCCGCGCCGTAACGGGTATCTTGACCTTATGCCGCGCGGCGTGGAGTTTGGCTATGTCTCGAAGTATGTCAGCGAAGAGGAGGAACTGGCGCACGAACTCGACTACCGCGACCTGGCGCCGCCGTTGCTCGCGGCTGGGGTGCGCAATCGGGCGCTCCGGCGTCTGCTTGATCTGCGCCCGACCGACATTGTGCTCGATAGCGGCTGTGGCAATGGCCGATTCGCCGCCTGGAACGCCAATCGTGTGCGCTTGATGGTCGGCGTCGATCCGGCGACGTTGTTTGCCGACGAAGCGATCAAGACTGTGGCGCTTGTTCAGGGGGATGCGCGTCGTTTGCCGTTCGCCGATGGCATGTTCGACAAGGCGTTTTCGATTGATGTGCTCGAACATTTTCCGCGCGATGTGATCGATGCGTATCTCAGTGAAACGGCGCGCGTGCTACGCCCCGGCGGGCGCTTCCTGGTCTTCTCGAATACGCGCGAGCCGTCGCGCCTGCAACCGCTCGTCGAGGCGAGCCGCTGGCTTGGACGGCAGTTCGTTCGCGCCGGCGTCTACGATTTCGAGCGTGAGGCGCGGCGTAAGTCGGACCATATCAAGGCGCTGGCAACCTGGGAGGATGTGCTGGAAGCGATGCGACACGCCGGGTTGCGCCCGGTGCGGGTGGTGTTCTGGAATAGTGTGGCGACCAGTTTTGTTGAACATGTGCTGATGAAACTCGGTGAAGCGGTCGTTGGGCGGAGCCGGAGGGAAGCGCCTCACCGCGCCGCCGCCGCATCAACTGACGATGGCGCGCCAATCGGGGAAGGCACGGCGCGCGAGATTCGGGCGCGGCAGCGGATGCGCGCGCGCCTTCAGCGTCGCGGGCCGGTCTACTACGCGCTCCTGGCAGTGACGCTCTTCATGGAACTCGATCTGTGGTTGTTCGGCCGCGCGCGTTCCGGCAGTTATTTTATCGTGGTTGAGAAGCCAGAGGTAAGGCGACTAATCGAGGATTAA
- a CDS encoding GNAT family N-acetyltransferase: protein MLHTWKVDEGVRVRPRTRPVKGCIGIRIRPFRRTDEEYAAVAAIVARAPAGEVCDFEYSNPAALRAFDEVFASDALPRRYVAVAPDGAIIGYAHTFPTTWIAEPGGFWAAVRVLPAYRRLTIGRQLLARALGEAHAAGGLFALAQVREQLADATDFAEQTGFTEMLRSWEMLLDPRVVDVAPLQRHVARAEASGIRLTTLAAQRAVDPDWLPKLHALHFTLNRDVPLPDAPNITLEWFEQFALTCPEAFFIAMDGDRYIGESVMHPDERQPGALKQHLTGVLREYRGRGVAMALKVLTIAYAQTCGYTQISTWVESTNASMLAINERLGFTRHPGLVVYRQDLT from the coding sequence ATGTTACATACGTGGAAGGTGGACGAAGGCGTCCGCGTCCGACCGCGAACCCGGCCGGTCAAGGGATGTATCGGGATTCGGATCCGGCCGTTCCGGCGAACGGACGAAGAGTACGCGGCAGTCGCAGCGATCGTTGCGCGCGCGCCTGCCGGCGAGGTATGTGATTTCGAGTACAGCAACCCCGCAGCTCTCCGCGCTTTCGACGAGGTGTTCGCCTCCGACGCTTTACCGCGTCGCTACGTCGCCGTGGCGCCCGATGGCGCCATCATTGGGTATGCGCACACCTTCCCCACAACCTGGATCGCCGAGCCGGGAGGATTCTGGGCGGCCGTCCGCGTTCTGCCCGCCTACCGGCGCCTGACAATCGGGCGGCAGTTGCTTGCCCGCGCGCTTGGCGAAGCGCACGCCGCCGGCGGCCTCTTCGCGCTGGCGCAGGTGCGCGAACAATTGGCGGACGCCACCGACTTCGCTGAGCAGACCGGCTTCACCGAGATGCTGCGCAGTTGGGAAATGCTCCTTGACCCGCGCGTGGTGGATGTTGCGCCGCTCCAACGCCACGTTGCCCGCGCTGAAGCATCCGGTATACGCCTGACGACGCTCGCCGCGCAACGCGCGGTCGATCCCGATTGGTTGCCGAAGTTGCATGCGCTGCACTTCACGCTCAACCGCGACGTGCCGCTGCCCGACGCGCCCAACATTACGCTCGAATGGTTCGAGCAGTTCGCGCTGACCTGCCCGGAGGCATTTTTCATCGCTATGGATGGCGACCGCTACATCGGCGAGAGTGTCATGCACCCCGATGAACGGCAACCCGGTGCGCTCAAACAGCACCTGACCGGCGTGTTGCGCGAGTATCGCGGGCGTGGCGTAGCCATGGCGCTCAAGGTGCTGACGATTGCCTATGCGCAGACCTGCGGCTACACCCAGATCAGCACCTGGGTCGAATCGACCAACGCCAGCATGCTGGCGATTAACGAACGCCTTGGTTTCACCCGCCATCCGGGGTTGGTGGTATACCGTCAGGATTTGACATAA